The Streptomyces sp. YIM 121038 genome includes a window with the following:
- a CDS encoding site-specific integrase, translating into MVTPPASTRTTTRQERLQAIPLRIRQIPTTHTPSLTPTPMSRQEIRETVPRARPHMLRHSAITRWRRNGVPRDVRQNLAGHQSPASQDRYSHASDQEKHDAIELVAARRRQGRVEHDG; encoded by the coding sequence ATGGTCACTCCACCGGCCTCCACGCGCACCACCACGAGGCAGGAGCGACTCCAGGCGATCCCACTCCGCATTCGTCAAATCCCCACGACCCATACACCCAGCCTGACCCCAACACCCATGTCACGTCAGGAGATCCGAGAAACAGTGCCTAGGGCCAGGCCGCACATGCTGCGGCACTCGGCGATCACCCGGTGGCGGCGGAACGGGGTGCCGCGGGATGTGCGGCAGAACCTGGCCGGGCACCAGTCGCCGGCGTCCCAGGACCGCTACTCGCACGCCAGTGACCAGGAGAAACACGACGCCATCGAGCTGGTGGCAGCCCGGCGCCGGCAGGGGAGGGTGGAACACGATGGGTAA